CTCCTTACTACAGCTTTAGAAAAGTAGCAGAGCGGTTTGCACCTATTCTGCCCATTAAATATGTACTCCGCTTTCATTTACGTACTGATAGATGGATTCAGAAAGTGAATTGCCATACTTATATCATTCATGGTACAAAAGACTGGCTGATACCGATTAGCCATAGTGAGAAACTACAACGCTTCAATCCGCATAAGATCACACTCATCAGAATTGAAGGTGGTGGACATAACAATCTCCCTTCTTTTCATGAGTATCATAATTTTATTAGGGATATCCTCAAATACTAATAAAAAAGAACAAGTAACTAGGCGTAGAATATCATTGATCAAAGATTCTCTTCCAGGCATCCATGCCTCCTTTGAGATTGATCAAATTGGTGAGCCCCAGTTTTTCTTCGAGTCTTTGAATGGCGATTTGACTTCTAATACCTTTTTTACAATACACAACCACGGGTTGATCAGAGGGTATTTCGTTGGTGTGTAGCATAAGTTCTCCCAGTGGTATCAGTTTACCGCCAATATTGAATTCCTGATGTTCCGTTTGTTCTCTTACATCGAGAAGAAACAAGCGGTCATCCTCTATTCTTTGTTTCAGTTCCTGTGGAGAGATATGGTTCATTCAAAATCACTTCCTTCGTAATAAACACGCTTCAGGTTCAGCTTGGAAACCGGTGCAACGATCAGCGGGAACTTTTCAATGGTCACATTGCTGGGGTCAAGTCCAAAACCACGTTCTTCACCCAGGCTGATCTCTTTCAACCAGAAATATAATTTCATCACGATACGTTCAAAGAAGGGGAGTTCATTATCCTGACTCAAATACTTTTCCAATACGATGAATTGAAAATCACCCACAACATTGTTCTTTTCTAAACTCTCGTATCGGCTGGTGATATTCACTTCTTTATTGTTCACGAGTTCTTCTACTACTTTTCTGAACATGAGGTTAATGCGTTGTTCCACCCTAAAGCCTAGTCGGAACTCAACACGAATGATATCATTCGGAATGATATGTTCTACGGAATATTCGCAGGTATAAGGATCATCCAAAACATCCACGTGTACAAACCAATAAATATCCGCGCGTTTGGGTTTCTTGTTCAAAATAGAGTACATGATCTTGTGCTCTATCTCTTTCGGATTATTGGCGCTGGTCATGTAAACCAGATGAGTAGCGTATTTCGGGATGGTCTTATCATTACTTAACTCCTGGATCATGGGTATATAATGTTCCATCCGAACGAATTCAACATATCTGTTTTTGATCTTTCTACTTCTGAACCATACATACATCACTGCGAATAATGCGCCACCGACGATGAGTGTTACATAACCGCCATGCATGAATTTTTCCAGGTTAGCAACCAGGAACGATAATTCAATGGCCAGATACACGATCAAATAAATATAGATCCATACAGGCAGTACTCTCCTGCTTACCAAAAAATTCGCGAAGAGAATAGAAGTACTGATCATACACATGGTGATCGCTAAACCATAAGCTGCGCCCATATTGGCAGACTTCTGGAAATACAAAACGATGGCGACGCAACCGATGTACAATAACAAACTGATGCCGGGTATATACAATTGACCCTTTTCTTCTGTCGGATAATGGATCTTCATCTTTGGCCAAAGATTGAGTCGCATGGCTTCACTGATCAATGTGAAAGATCCGGATATCAATGCCTGGCTCGCAATAATGGCAGCCGTAGTGGCGATGATGATACCTGCCAGTTTAAACCATTGTGGCATGATACCAATGAATGGATTGAAACCTCCTGCAATAAGATTTTCAGGAATAGGCCCCCCTTCATAATTGGCCAATAACCAAGCTCCTTGTCCGAGATAGTTCAATATCAAACAGCATTTCACAAACATCCATGAGATACGGATATTTCCTTTTCCGCAATGGCCCAGATCACTATACAAGGCTTCAGCACCGGTGGTACAAAGGAATACAGCACCTAAAAGCCAGAACCCTTTCGGATACATGGTCAGCAGTTCGAATGCATAATAAGGATTGAATGCTTTGAAAATGGCGATATCATCCAATAAGTGAATGGCGCCTAAAACAGCCAGCATACCAAACCATACCAGCATGATAGGACCAAATAGTTTACCAATGGATGCAGTACCGAATTGCTGCATAAAAAAGATAACGCTGATGATAGCGATCACGATCCCAACAATGGTACTGGTTTCAATATGACTTAATGAAGGCAATTGTCGTAAGCCCTCAATAGCAGAAGTGATAGAGATGGGAGGAGTGATGATCCCATCAGCAAGTAAAGCCGCTCCACCGATCATGGCAGGTACTACCAACCATTTTTTTCTTCTTCGTACCAAAGCGTAGAGACTGAAAATGCCACCTTCCCCTTTGTTATCCGCTTTTAAAGTCAGGATCACATATTTGATCGTGGTTTGAAGTGTCAGTGTCCATATCACACAGGATAATGATCCCAGGATCAATGCTTCACTTATCACTTTTCCATGAATGATTTCATTCAGTACATAAAGAGGGGAAGTACCGATGTCGCCGTAGATGATACCGAGTGCAATGATGAGTCCTGCAGAGGTAACCTTGTTTAAATTCTTACTCACTCGAAGTAGAGTCCGGCATTTGTGCCAGAATCTTT
Above is a genomic segment from Sediminibacterium sp. KACHI17 containing:
- a CDS encoding rhodanese-like domain-containing protein gives rise to the protein MNHISPQELKQRIEDDRLFLLDVREQTEHQEFNIGGKLIPLGELMLHTNEIPSDQPVVVYCKKGIRSQIAIQRLEEKLGLTNLINLKGGMDAWKRIFDQ
- a CDS encoding KUP/HAK/KT family potassium transporter; translated protein: MSKNLNKVTSAGLIIALGIIYGDIGTSPLYVLNEIIHGKVISEALILGSLSCVIWTLTLQTTIKYVILTLKADNKGEGGIFSLYALVRRRKKWLVVPAMIGGAALLADGIITPPISITSAIEGLRQLPSLSHIETSTIVGIVIAIISVIFFMQQFGTASIGKLFGPIMLVWFGMLAVLGAIHLLDDIAIFKAFNPYYAFELLTMYPKGFWLLGAVFLCTTGAEALYSDLGHCGKGNIRISWMFVKCCLILNYLGQGAWLLANYEGGPIPENLIAGGFNPFIGIMPQWFKLAGIIIATTAAIIASQALISGSFTLISEAMRLNLWPKMKIHYPTEEKGQLYIPGISLLLYIGCVAIVLYFQKSANMGAAYGLAITMCMISTSILFANFLVSRRVLPVWIYIYLIVYLAIELSFLVANLEKFMHGGYVTLIVGGALFAVMYVWFRSRKIKNRYVEFVRMEHYIPMIQELSNDKTIPKYATHLVYMTSANNPKEIEHKIMYSILNKKPKRADIYWFVHVDVLDDPYTCEYSVEHIIPNDIIRVEFRLGFRVEQRINLMFRKVVEELVNNKEVNITSRYESLEKNNVVGDFQFIVLEKYLSQDNELPFFERIVMKLYFWLKEISLGEERGFGLDPSNVTIEKFPLIVAPVSKLNLKRVYYEGSDFE